One Bacillota bacterium genomic window, GTGAAAAAGATCTATACCCATTATTACAATCCCGATCTACCATCGAGGAACAGTTTTCGCCGGTCCACTAAGGAACCCATCTCCCAGGTGGAAGGCACCTATTCCGACGGTAAGGCCACTACGGTCTTTGATGTGGTGACTACCGCCACCACCGAAGCCCACCTGCGGGCGATCATGATCGATCTGTATTCCCGCTTCGTGGAGGGGGCCTAGGATGTCTTTGTCGAAGGAGTTGGAGGAAGGACTGGCCAAGTTTACCTTCGCCCGCTTGCAGTTTACCCTGGTTTTCCTGGAGGAGGCTAGTCTTCCGCCGTTCAAGGGGAATGTGTTTCGCAGTGGCCTGGGGATGATTTTGCGCCGCCTTGCCTGTCTGAAACCAAGACAGGAAGAGTGCCACAGTTGCAGTCGCAACCAGGATTGCATCTACTGTTACATCTTTAACACCCTACCGCCGGAGGACAGTGAGATCTTCACCGGTTGCAATGAGATCCCCCGGCCCTTCGTGATCTCCGTTACCGATTCCCGCACTGTCATTCCCAAAGACGGGATCCTGCAATTTGATTTGACCCTCATCGGGAAGGCCACCGAAAGCCTGCCCTATTTCATCATCGCGTTTCAGCAGCTGGGGGAGCTGGGGATTGGAAAAGGACGGAGCAAGTATAAGATCCGGAGAGTGTCTGACAAGACGGGGGATGTTTACACCGACGAATCTCCCTTCCTGCGAAAACCGGTGATAGGGGGAATCACCATGGGGCCAAAGACGTGCACGGGCCTCCAATTGGCGTTTGAAACACCCCTGCGGCTGCGGTACCAGGGGGAGATTGTCCGGGTGCCGGAATTCCATATCATTCTCCGCAATCTCCTGCGGCGGTTATCCCTGCTTACTTACTTCCACCTGGGTTACCAGCTGGACGTGGACTTCTCCCGGTTGATTGAACGGGCACAGGAAGTAAGGTTGGTCCGCGATGACACCAGTTGGTGTACCTTGCAGCGCTACTCCAGAAGACAAAACCAGTCTGTATCTCTCAGTGGCTTTACGGGACGGGCGGAATACCTAGGGGAGCTGGGGCAGTTTTTGCCCGTCTTGGCTTTGGGCCAGGAGGTCCATGTGGGCAAATCCACGGTGATCGGCCTTGGCAAATACCGAATGGGCCTTGTGGGATAAAAAAGGGCACCTGTGGGCCTGGGAATCTTCCGTTTAAGTGGTTCTATCCTGGGTAGACTATGAAAGGATAGACCCTCGGTTGGAGGCCTGAAGGAGGTGCCAAGGTGGCAATCTGGAGATGCACCAGTTGTGGTTGTGAACGGTCTGGCAAAAAACCGGCTAAATGCCCAGACTGTAATCTAAGGGATACGTTCATCCGCACGAAGAACAAGTAGCTAGCGACCTCCTCCGCCCCTTTTGGGGTGGAGGAGGTCAACTTTTCACAGGCTGCACCTAAGCGGCTCCGTTGAAGAAAAAAGAAGCCCCTTTCGGTATTTCTATCCTATTCTGCCCAGTCTCCAGTGGACATACCACATATAGTGTTCTAAAATGGGACTGTATACTACATATTGTGTGTTTGGGGGCGTTGTTGCTGTGCTACAGTTGTCGGGAAATGCCATCAGAGTATTGGAACGGCGTTATTTGAAGAAGGTGGACAACGAAGTGGTGGAGACACCGGAGGAGCTTTTCCGCCGGGTGGCGGATAATATCGCCGGTGTGGAACAGACTGTATATGGAGCCAGCCCAGAAGAGACCAAGCAGTTGAGCCAGCGGTTTTATGACTTGATGAGCTCCCTGGATTTTCTGCCTAACTCACCTACACTGATGAACGCGGGCAGGGAGTTGCAGCAGCTTTCCGCCTGTTTTGTTTTGCCTATAGAAGACTCCATGGAGAGCATCTTCGAGACGCTGAAGAACACTGCTTTGGTCCACAAAA contains:
- a CDS encoding CRISPR system precrRNA processing endoribonuclease RAMP protein Cas6, which produces MSLSKELEEGLAKFTFARLQFTLVFLEEASLPPFKGNVFRSGLGMILRRLACLKPRQEECHSCSRNQDCIYCYIFNTLPPEDSEIFTGCNEIPRPFVISVTDSRTVIPKDGILQFDLTLIGKATESLPYFIIAFQQLGELGIGKGRSKYKIRRVSDKTGDVYTDESPFLRKPVIGGITMGPKTCTGLQLAFETPLRLRYQGEIVRVPEFHIILRNLLRRLSLLTYFHLGYQLDVDFSRLIERAQEVRLVRDDTSWCTLQRYSRRQNQSVSLSGFTGRAEYLGELGQFLPVLALGQEVHVGKSTVIGLGKYRMGLVG